From the Aquitalea magnusonii genome, one window contains:
- the ctaD gene encoding cytochrome c oxidase subunit I, translated as MDLAGNTAHGMVPAHKPQGLARWLYATNHKDIGSLYLWFAFCMFLVGGVLALCIRAELFSPGLQFFQPELFNQLTTLHGLIMVFGAIMPAFTGLANWMLPLMIGAPDMAFARMNNWSFWLLPPAMTLLLLSFIVPGGAAAAGWTLYAPLSVQLGMGMDLTIFAIHILGISSIMGAINIVVTIINLRAPGMRMMNMPMFAWASLITAYLIIAVMPVLAGAVTMVLTDRHFGSHFFNAAGGGDPILYQHVFWFFGHPEVYIMALPAFGIVSQVIPTFARKPLFGYSSMVYATSSIGVLSFMVWAHHMFVTGMPATAQLFFMYATMLIAVPTGVKVFNWIATMWQGSMSFETPMLFAIGFILLFTIGGLSGVTLSVAAVDVQLHGSYYVVAHFHYVLVAGALFSLFSAVYYWFPKMTGRMYVERLGQLHFWWSLLWFNVTFFPMHFLGLAGMPRRIPDYALQFTDFNRLASIGAFMFGLGQLIFLVNILYSLRHGKTAPQQPWEGANTLEWQIPTPAPYHSFNPPPQLETAENGVVLSMREGGQG; from the coding sequence ATGGATCTGGCAGGCAATACGGCGCATGGCATGGTACCGGCACACAAGCCGCAAGGGCTGGCGCGCTGGCTGTATGCCACCAATCACAAGGACATCGGCTCGCTCTACCTGTGGTTTGCCTTCTGCATGTTCCTGGTGGGCGGGGTGCTGGCGCTGTGCATCCGCGCCGAGCTGTTCAGCCCCGGCCTGCAATTCTTTCAGCCGGAACTGTTCAATCAGCTGACTACCCTGCACGGGCTGATCATGGTGTTCGGCGCCATCATGCCGGCCTTCACCGGGCTGGCCAACTGGATGCTGCCGTTGATGATAGGCGCGCCGGACATGGCCTTTGCCCGCATGAACAACTGGAGCTTCTGGCTGCTGCCACCCGCCATGACCCTGCTGTTGCTGTCCTTCATCGTGCCCGGTGGTGCCGCAGCGGCGGGCTGGACGCTCTATGCGCCGCTGTCGGTACAGCTGGGCATGGGCATGGACCTCACCATTTTTGCCATTCACATCCTGGGCATCAGTTCCATCATGGGGGCCATCAACATCGTGGTCACCATCATCAATCTGCGTGCGCCGGGCATGCGCATGATGAACATGCCGATGTTTGCCTGGGCCAGCCTGATTACCGCCTATCTCATCATCGCGGTGATGCCGGTGCTGGCCGGGGCCGTCACCATGGTGCTGACGGATCGCCATTTCGGCAGCCACTTCTTCAATGCGGCTGGCGGGGGCGACCCCATCCTGTACCAGCACGTGTTCTGGTTTTTCGGTCATCCGGAGGTGTACATCATGGCCTTGCCGGCCTTCGGTATTGTCAGCCAGGTGATTCCCACCTTCGCGCGCAAACCCTTGTTCGGCTACAGCTCCATGGTGTATGCCACCAGCTCCATCGGTGTGCTGTCCTTCATGGTGTGGGCGCACCACATGTTTGTCACCGGCATGCCCGCCACGGCGCAGTTGTTTTTCATGTACGCCACCATGCTGATTGCCGTCCCCACCGGGGTGAAGGTGTTCAACTGGATTGCCACCATGTGGCAAGGCAGCATGAGTTTTGAAACGCCGATGCTGTTTGCCATCGGCTTCATCCTGTTGTTCACCATCGGCGGCCTGTCCGGGGTGACGCTGAGTGTGGCGGCGGTGGATGTCCAGCTGCATGGCAGCTATTACGTGGTGGCGCATTTTCACTATGTGCTGGTGGCCGGGGCGCTGTTCAGCCTGTTTTCCGCCGTGTATTACTGGTTTCCCAAGATGACCGGGCGCATGTATGTGGAAAGGCTGGGCCAGCTGCATTTCTGGTGGTCCTTGCTGTGGTTCAACGTCACCTTCTTTCCCATGCACTTTCTGGGCCTGGCCGGTATGCCGCGCCGCATTCCGGATTACGCCCTGCAATTTACCGATTTCAACCGCCTCGCCAGCATCGGTGCTTTCATGTTCGGCCTGGGGCAGCTGATTTTCCTGGTGAACATCCTGTACTCGCTGCGCCATGGCAAAACCGCGCCGCAACAGCCTTGGGAAGGGGCCAACACCCTGGAGTGGCAGATACCCACGCCCGCGCCCTATCACAGCTTCAATCCGCCACCGCAGTTGGAAACCGCCGAAAACGGCGTGGTGCTGAGCATGCGGGAAGGCGGGCAGGGCTAG
- the coxB gene encoding cytochrome c oxidase subunit II, giving the protein MQGDTAAFNLQAPATSLARMEYDLHSMLLWVTGLIFLLVSAVMLYAIVRHRKSRGHVAKPFHENTTVEIIWTVIPLLILLAIAWPATRAVLSQKSTHGAEMTIRITGYQWKWRYDYLDDNFGFVSHLATPRAATAAGAARPEHYLLEVDAPLVLPTGRKVRLLLTANDVIHSWWVPQLGVKQDAIPGFLRDAWFMVDKPGIYRGQCSELCGKDHGFMPIVVDARSPADYARWRAARLKQAAAAADDPARVWTLAALRQRGETVYSQNCLPCHQASGKGIPGNFPALDGSAVVNGDKAAHIRIVFYGSQRNPAMQAWGKQLSDTDIAAVITYERNAWSNHNGQVVQPADIHALRGGSG; this is encoded by the coding sequence GTGCAAGGGGACACTGCGGCTTTCAATCTGCAAGCCCCCGCCACTTCTCTGGCCAGGATGGAGTACGACCTGCACAGCATGCTGCTGTGGGTGACCGGGCTTATCTTCCTGCTGGTGTCGGCGGTGATGCTGTATGCCATCGTGCGACATCGCAAATCACGCGGCCATGTGGCCAAACCCTTCCATGAAAACACCACGGTGGAAATCATCTGGACCGTGATTCCATTGCTGATCCTGCTGGCCATTGCCTGGCCGGCCACCCGCGCCGTGCTCAGCCAGAAAAGCACGCATGGCGCGGAGATGACCATCCGCATTACCGGCTATCAGTGGAAGTGGCGTTACGACTACCTGGATGACAATTTCGGCTTTGTCAGCCATTTGGCCACCCCGCGCGCCGCCACGGCGGCCGGGGCCGCACGGCCGGAACATTATCTGCTGGAGGTGGACGCGCCATTGGTACTGCCCACCGGGCGCAAGGTAAGGCTGCTGCTGACCGCCAACGATGTCATCCATTCCTGGTGGGTGCCGCAGTTGGGGGTGAAGCAGGATGCGATTCCCGGCTTTCTGCGCGATGCCTGGTTCATGGTGGACAAACCTGGCATTTATCGCGGGCAGTGTTCGGAGTTGTGTGGCAAGGACCACGGCTTCATGCCCATCGTGGTGGATGCGCGCAGCCCGGCAGACTATGCGCGCTGGCGCGCTGCGCGGCTGAAACAGGCCGCTGCTGCGGCGGATGATCCGGCCAGGGTGTGGACGCTGGCGGCGCTGCGCCAGCGGGGCGAGACGGTGTACAGCCAGAACTGCCTGCCCTGTCATCAGGCCAGCGGCAAGGGCATTCCCGGTAATTTTCCGGCACTGGATGGCTCGGCGGTGGTGAATGGCGACAAGGCTGCGCATATCCGCATCGTGTTTTATGGCAGCCAGCGCAATCCGGCCATGCAAGCCTGGGGCAAGCAACTTTCTGATACCGACATCGCCGCCGTCATCACCTACGAGCGCAATGCCTGGAGCAATCATAACGGGCAGGTGGTGCAGCCCGCAGACATCCATGCGCTGCGTGGCGGTAGCGGTTAG
- a CDS encoding HD-GYP domain-containing protein, with protein MVEHSLTAADGSILLQSGLTLQDRHVQALPQQLLRSPLEASLALPDFAAHALLQDQGRQLLSSQPLLHLLLEKTAHRHACLAVLENLPLNHSLSMLLAMLDQQALLEHSLLCCLLSLGLALRTGQSSILLEQIALAALFHDIGELYLRPRSATPQSGSKASQWRHRMAHPLIGYRQMLQLGPFAHKETVALAILQHHERLDGSGYPRREKEKQLCVAGQIIAVADMATQLLLHKSHPYQRLDIALRIIPGEFHRPSVSLLNRIVRQLDNSPAASQTVAQAMDGLHTLLKHIGTITHLLLNLQEEKLSHAAQAALSRCMSQFDGIQRSLFSTGMQSGNQLGLEEDLQLEIMLASQEINWRLRNLGRDLSLTQDRLAADDSILFQDLCSTLLDSPLADG; from the coding sequence GTGGTTGAGCACAGCCTGACCGCGGCGGATGGCAGCATCCTGTTGCAAAGCGGGCTGACCTTGCAGGACAGGCATGTGCAGGCGCTACCGCAGCAATTACTGCGCTCGCCACTGGAGGCCAGCCTGGCCCTGCCGGATTTTGCCGCGCATGCACTATTGCAGGATCAAGGCCGGCAATTGCTATCCAGCCAACCCCTGCTGCACCTCCTGCTGGAAAAAACAGCACATCGGCATGCCTGCCTGGCGGTGCTGGAAAATTTGCCACTCAACCATTCGCTCAGCATGCTGCTGGCCATGCTGGATCAGCAAGCATTGCTGGAACACAGTCTGCTGTGCTGCCTGCTCAGCCTGGGCCTTGCGCTGCGCACCGGGCAATCCAGCATCCTGCTGGAGCAGATTGCGCTGGCTGCACTGTTTCATGATATCGGCGAGCTTTACCTGCGCCCGCGCAGCGCCACGCCACAAAGCGGCAGCAAGGCAAGCCAATGGCGTCACCGCATGGCACACCCGCTGATCGGCTATCGCCAAATGCTGCAGCTCGGGCCTTTCGCCCACAAGGAAACGGTGGCGCTGGCCATCTTGCAGCATCACGAACGGCTGGATGGCAGCGGCTACCCGCGCCGGGAGAAGGAAAAACAGCTATGTGTCGCCGGCCAGATCATCGCGGTGGCCGACATGGCCACCCAGTTACTGCTGCACAAGAGCCACCCTTATCAAAGGCTGGATATCGCCTTGCGCATCATTCCGGGAGAATTCCACCGCCCCTCGGTCTCTTTGCTCAACCGCATCGTGCGCCAGTTGGACAACAGCCCGGCGGCCAGCCAAACAGTGGCACAGGCGATGGATGGACTGCACACCCTGCTCAAGCATATCGGCACCATTACCCACCTCTTGCTCAATCTGCAGGAAGAAAAACTCAGCCATGCTGCTCAGGCCGCCCTCAGCCGCTGCATGAGCCAGTTTGATGGCATCCAGCGTTCACTGTTCAGCACGGGCATGCAGTCCGGCAACCAGTTGGGGCTGGAAGAAGATCTGCAACTGGAAATCATGCTGGCCAGCCAGGAGATCAACTGGCGGCTGCGTAATTTGGGCCGCGACCTGAGCCTGACCCAGGACCGGTTGGCTGCGGATGACAGCATATTGTTTCAGGACCTGTGCAGCACGCTGCTCGATAGCCCGCTGGCTGATGGCTGA
- the bioD gene encoding dethiobiotin synthase → MSQGFFLTGTDTEIGKTHSAVALIRHWQAQGQRVLAMKPVASGCEILPDGSWLNDDVARLVAASGQQDLDLMNPYRFLPPVSPHIAAREAGVEISLARIVSHYRQLAAQADTVLVEAAGGWLAPLADGVYMEDMARALQLPVILVVGMRLGCINHALLTVRAIEASGLTLAGWVANRVVPQQLAYADNLATLKAAIAAPLLLELPYEDSTAQSA, encoded by the coding sequence ATGTCCCAGGGATTTTTCCTTACCGGCACCGATACCGAAATCGGCAAAACCCATTCCGCCGTCGCGCTGATCCGCCATTGGCAGGCCCAGGGCCAGCGGGTGCTGGCGATGAAGCCGGTGGCCTCCGGCTGTGAGATTCTGCCGGACGGTAGCTGGCTGAATGACGATGTGGCGCGGCTGGTGGCGGCAAGCGGACAGCAGGATCTGGACCTGATGAACCCCTATCGTTTTTTGCCGCCGGTATCGCCGCATATCGCCGCGCGCGAAGCAGGCGTCGAGATTTCACTGGCGCGTATCGTCAGCCACTACCGGCAACTGGCGGCGCAGGCGGATACCGTGCTGGTGGAGGCCGCTGGCGGCTGGCTGGCGCCATTGGCCGATGGTGTGTACATGGAGGACATGGCGCGGGCGCTGCAACTGCCGGTGATACTGGTGGTGGGCATGCGGCTGGGCTGCATCAACCATGCCTTGCTCACGGTGCGGGCGATCGAGGCTTCCGGTCTGACGCTGGCGGGCTGGGTGGCCAACCGGGTGGTGCCGCAGCAACTGGCCTACGCCGACAATCTGGCTACCCTCAAGGCAGCCATTGCCGCGCCCCTGCTGCTGGAGCTGCCTTACGAAGATTCCACCGCCCAGTCTGCCTGA
- a CDS encoding 2-isopropylmalate synthase produces MQLDIERLIEDLGGPGAVAEGLSQLFPDEPVSRAAIYKWRERGSLPLSQLNKLAQLAASQGKKFDFNDYLNAAGTAAQGQGRAFNMGDRLYIFDTTLRDGEQSPGASMTKEEKIRIARQLERLGVDVIEAGFAAASPGDADAIRAIAEVIKDSTVCSLARANERDVRAAGEAIKPAARGRIHTFIATSPIHMEKKLRMSPDEVVAAAVKAVQIAREYTDDVEFSAEDALRSDIDFLARIFGEVIKAGATTLNVPDTVGYAVPRATEAFFRELISKTPGGDKVIWSAHCHNDLGMAVANSLAAVLGGARQVECTINGLGERAGNAALEEIVMAVRTRKDVFAVETRVDATQIVPASKLVSTVTGYPVQPNKAIVGANAFAHESGIHQDGVLKHRETYEIMSAESVGWSANRLTLGKLSGRNAFKTKLTDLGIVLDSEEALNAAFARFKDLADRKREIFDEDLHALVSDEMVSTLQEDYKFVSLKINTETGEAPQAAIVFVEHGMEKRCESSGSGPVDAAFKAIESTVNSQAELELYSVNAITKGTESQGEVTVRLAKDGRVVNGQGADTDVIVASAKAYLSALNKLSNRQERVKAQGDV; encoded by the coding sequence ATGCAATTGGACATTGAACGACTGATCGAAGACCTGGGTGGCCCCGGTGCGGTGGCTGAAGGCCTGAGTCAGCTGTTTCCCGATGAGCCGGTCAGCCGTGCAGCAATCTACAAATGGAGAGAACGTGGCAGCCTGCCGCTGTCACAGTTGAACAAACTGGCGCAACTAGCCGCCAGCCAGGGCAAGAAATTCGATTTCAACGATTACCTTAACGCCGCCGGGACAGCAGCACAGGGACAAGGGAGAGCATTCAACATGGGCGACCGTCTTTACATTTTTGATACCACCTTGCGTGATGGCGAGCAGTCGCCGGGCGCTTCCATGACCAAGGAAGAAAAAATCCGCATCGCCCGCCAGCTGGAACGTCTGGGTGTGGATGTGATCGAGGCCGGTTTCGCCGCTGCCAGTCCGGGTGATGCCGACGCCATCCGCGCCATTGCCGAGGTGATCAAGGACTCCACCGTCTGTAGCCTGGCCCGCGCCAACGAGCGCGATGTGCGTGCTGCCGGTGAAGCCATCAAGCCCGCCGCCCGTGGCCGCATCCACACCTTCATTGCCACCAGCCCCATCCACATGGAAAAGAAGCTGCGCATGAGCCCGGATGAAGTGGTGGCCGCAGCGGTAAAGGCAGTGCAGATTGCCCGTGAATACACCGACGATGTCGAATTTTCCGCCGAAGACGCCTTGCGCTCGGATATCGACTTCCTTGCCCGCATCTTTGGCGAAGTGATCAAGGCCGGTGCCACCACGCTGAATGTGCCGGATACCGTGGGCTACGCCGTACCGCGAGCCACCGAGGCCTTCTTCCGCGAGCTGATCAGCAAGACGCCGGGTGGCGACAAGGTGATCTGGTCCGCCCATTGCCACAACGACCTGGGCATGGCGGTGGCCAACAGCCTGGCGGCAGTACTTGGCGGTGCCCGTCAGGTGGAATGCACCATCAACGGCCTGGGCGAACGTGCCGGTAATGCCGCGCTGGAAGAAATCGTCATGGCGGTGCGTACCCGCAAGGACGTGTTTGCCGTGGAAACCCGTGTCGATGCCACCCAGATCGTGCCGGCTTCCAAGCTGGTATCCACCGTCACCGGCTACCCGGTGCAACCGAACAAGGCCATTGTGGGTGCCAACGCCTTTGCCCATGAATCCGGCATCCATCAGGATGGCGTGCTCAAGCATCGCGAAACCTACGAAATCATGTCGGCTGAAAGCGTGGGCTGGAGTGCCAACCGCCTGACGCTGGGCAAATTGTCCGGCCGCAATGCCTTCAAGACCAAGCTGACCGACCTGGGCATCGTGCTGGACAGCGAAGAGGCACTGAACGCGGCTTTTGCCCGCTTCAAGGACCTGGCCGACCGCAAGCGCGAGATTTTCGACGAAGACCTGCACGCGCTGGTATCGGACGAAATGGTGTCCACCTTGCAGGAGGACTACAAGTTCGTGTCGCTCAAGATCAACACCGAAACCGGCGAAGCCCCGCAAGCGGCCATCGTGTTTGTTGAGCACGGCATGGAAAAGCGCTGCGAATCCAGCGGTTCCGGCCCGGTGGATGCCGCCTTCAAGGCGATCGAAAGCACGGTCAACAGCCAGGCCGAACTGGAACTGTACTCGGTGAACGCCATCACCAAGGGCACCGAATCGCAGGGCGAAGTCACCGTGCGTCTGGCCAAGGATGGCCGTGTGGTGAACGGCCAGGGTGCGGATACCGACGTGATCGTGGCCAGTGCCAAGGCTTACCTGTCTGCACTGAACAAGCTGAGCAACCGTCAGGAGCGTGTCAAGGCACAAGGCGACGTTTAA
- the pssA gene encoding CDP-diacylglycerol--serine O-phosphatidyltransferase, with product MDNCMINDPVPGKPSLRRQGIYLLPNSFTLAALFAGFYAIVQAMNQNFQIAAVAIFVAMILDGMDGRVARLTHSQSAFGAEFDSLSDMVSFGVAPALVAYEWLLKDMGKLGWMVAFIHCAGAALRLARFNTMIGSTDKRWFTGLPSPAAAALVAGLVWICHAYDYTGLPGLKWVLLGFTAFSGITMVTNVKFWSFKEIHLRRRVPFVMLLALVVALLLLMSEPPLVLFGFFVCYALSGYVMAAWRWCKPKPVML from the coding sequence ATGGATAACTGCATGATCAATGATCCCGTTCCGGGCAAACCCTCCCTGCGCCGTCAGGGGATTTACCTGCTACCCAATTCCTTTACTCTCGCCGCGCTGTTTGCTGGCTTTTACGCCATCGTGCAGGCGATGAACCAGAACTTCCAGATTGCTGCCGTTGCCATTTTTGTTGCCATGATTCTGGATGGCATGGATGGCCGCGTTGCCCGGCTGACGCATAGCCAGAGCGCCTTCGGTGCCGAGTTTGACAGCCTGTCGGACATGGTGAGCTTTGGGGTGGCACCGGCACTGGTGGCCTATGAATGGCTGCTCAAAGACATGGGCAAGCTGGGCTGGATGGTGGCTTTCATCCATTGCGCCGGGGCGGCGCTGCGGCTGGCCCGCTTCAATACCATGATAGGCAGTACCGACAAGCGCTGGTTTACCGGCCTGCCCAGTCCGGCTGCGGCGGCATTGGTAGCTGGCCTGGTGTGGATTTGCCACGCGTATGACTATACCGGCCTGCCGGGGCTGAAATGGGTGTTGCTGGGCTTTACCGCTTTTTCCGGCATCACCATGGTGACCAATGTGAAGTTCTGGAGCTTCAAGGAAATCCACCTGCGCCGCCGCGTACCGTTTGTGATGCTGCTGGCGCTGGTGGTGGCTTTGTTGCTGCTGATGTCCGAGCCGCCGCTGGTGCTGTTCGGCTTCTTTGTCTGCTATGCGCTGTCCGGCTATGTGATGGCGGCCTGGCGCTGGTGCAAACCCAAGCCTGTGATGCTTTGA